The following proteins are encoded in a genomic region of Saccharopolyspora antimicrobica:
- a CDS encoding ABC transporter permease: MSKLQGFLRRWLVFIIAIVLWELATRFAQNPFFPPPTRILEAAGEKWFSGPASSLFLTDEVFSDLLASLGRVFAGWLIAVVVGVGLGTLLGRSRTGMDYFGPLMAFMRAIPPPVLVPVFLVLLGIGTEMQITVIVFGVMWPILLNTVDGVRSVDQVKVDTARSFRIPRSHWVFGVVLPAATPKIFAGLRVSLSLALVLMVVSELVGSTNGIGYRLIFDQRAFDLPAMWAGIVLLGVLGYLLNTLLLAVERRALSWQPSANVVGG; the protein is encoded by the coding sequence GTGAGCAAGCTTCAGGGATTCCTGCGCCGCTGGCTGGTCTTCATCATCGCGATCGTGTTGTGGGAGCTGGCGACGCGCTTCGCGCAGAACCCGTTCTTCCCGCCGCCGACGCGGATCCTGGAAGCCGCCGGTGAGAAGTGGTTCAGCGGCCCGGCTTCCTCGCTGTTCCTGACCGACGAGGTCTTCAGCGACCTGCTCGCCAGCCTCGGCCGGGTGTTCGCCGGCTGGCTGATCGCGGTGGTCGTCGGCGTCGGGCTGGGCACGCTGCTCGGCCGCTCCCGCACCGGGATGGACTACTTCGGGCCGCTGATGGCGTTCATGCGGGCCATCCCGCCGCCGGTGCTGGTCCCGGTGTTCCTGGTGCTGCTGGGCATCGGCACCGAGATGCAGATCACCGTGATCGTCTTCGGCGTGATGTGGCCGATCCTGCTCAACACGGTGGACGGCGTGCGCTCGGTCGACCAGGTCAAGGTGGACACCGCCCGGTCGTTCCGGATCCCGCGCTCGCACTGGGTGTTCGGCGTGGTGCTGCCCGCCGCGACCCCGAAGATCTTCGCCGGGCTGCGGGTGAGCCTGTCGCTGGCGCTGGTGCTGATGGTCGTCTCGGAGCTGGTCGGCTCCACCAACGGCATCGGCTACCGGCTGATCTTCGACCAGCGGGCGTTCGACCTGCCCGCCATGTGGGCGGGCATCGTCCTGCTGGGCGTGCTCGGATACCTGCTGAACACCCTGCTGCTCGCGGTGGAGCGCCGCGCGCTGAGCTGGCAACCGTCGGCGAACGTAGTCGGAGGCTGA
- a CDS encoding ABC transporter substrate-binding protein, translated as MSPVHRALPRRSLLKLAGGAVTAGALLGTSGCGLLGGSQGDSGGNDLVEKQNLRVGALPINDLAPLHLAVKNGYFQEVGLNVEIVNANDGSAALASTIGGDYDITYSSYVPFFTAQASGTAPLRIVADCASATPNSTVIMTSPKTSIRKPQDLTDKKIAISGPGTITELLVKATLDAHGVDFSKAELTPVPFMNMPAALDQGRVDAAIVTEPFLTMAARNGAIPVVDTATGPLEDLPLTGYGATAKFVDEHPKTVAAFQKVMDRAVAEAQDRSKIEPLLPEFAKIDKETAAIITLLKFNSHADATRLQRVPRLMKQFGFINTDINVEEMIVTPKA; from the coding sequence ATGAGCCCCGTCCACCGCGCCCTCCCCCGCAGGAGCCTGCTGAAACTCGCAGGCGGAGCCGTCACCGCCGGTGCGCTGCTGGGTACGAGCGGCTGCGGACTCCTCGGCGGGTCGCAAGGGGACAGTGGTGGGAACGACCTGGTCGAGAAGCAGAACCTGCGGGTCGGCGCGCTGCCGATCAACGACCTGGCGCCGCTGCACCTGGCCGTGAAGAACGGCTACTTCCAGGAAGTCGGCCTCAACGTTGAGATCGTCAACGCCAACGACGGTAGCGCCGCGCTGGCCAGCACCATCGGCGGCGACTACGACATCACCTACAGCAGCTACGTGCCGTTCTTCACCGCTCAGGCCAGCGGAACCGCGCCGCTGCGGATCGTCGCCGACTGCGCCTCGGCCACGCCGAACAGCACGGTCATCATGACCTCGCCGAAGACCAGCATCCGCAAGCCGCAGGACCTGACGGACAAGAAGATCGCCATCAGCGGTCCGGGCACCATCACCGAGCTGCTGGTCAAGGCCACTCTGGACGCCCACGGCGTGGACTTCAGCAAGGCCGAGCTCACCCCGGTGCCGTTCATGAACATGCCCGCCGCGCTGGACCAGGGCCGCGTCGACGCCGCGATCGTCACCGAGCCCTTCCTCACCATGGCCGCCCGCAACGGTGCGATCCCGGTGGTCGACACCGCCACCGGCCCGCTGGAGGACCTGCCGCTGACCGGCTACGGCGCGACCGCGAAGTTCGTCGACGAGCACCCCAAGACCGTCGCCGCGTTCCAGAAGGTGATGGACCGCGCGGTCGCCGAGGCGCAGGACCGCAGCAAGATCGAGCCGCTGCTGCCGGAGTTCGCGAAGATCGACAAGGAGACGGCGGCGATCATCACGCTGCTGAAGTTCAACTCCCACGCCGACGCGACCCGCCTGCAGCGCGTGCCGCGCCTGATGAAGCAGTTCGGCTTCATCAACACCGACATCAACGTCGAAGAGATGATCGTCACCCCCAAGGCGTGA
- a CDS encoding zinc finger protein has translation MYPFHWVPAAGQRHASTDRRPEGALAYPSGTSVTTLCREQVIADNSEIGWLWPTCDSCNTEAHRIARELPTTSTGRSI, from the coding sequence ATGTACCCGTTCCACTGGGTCCCTGCTGCTGGGCAGCGGCATGCGAGTACCGATCGGCGGCCGGAGGGAGCTTTGGCGTATCCCAGCGGGACTTCCGTGACGACGTTGTGCCGGGAGCAGGTCATCGCCGACAACTCCGAGATCGGCTGGCTGTGGCCCACCTGCGACAGCTGCAACACCGAAGCGCACCGGATCGCCCGGGAACTCCCCACCACCTCGACCGGACGGAGCATCTGA
- a CDS encoding helix-turn-helix domain-containing protein, which translates to MASTADTPRARQLGAELRAARKAAGMSMQALGAKLGRSHTHVSRWENGKLTPSEADAGAVLGILGVTGEVRERLLQLAKDAGDPNWVAPGVDRQLAALTEYERTARTITDVQPLLVPGLLQTADYARSIMIGSGTTRGEADRRVTFRLGRRDVLTRRNPVELVAFIGEHALRYPPCDRGVMLDQLRHLEKWAGRDNVSIHAIPIDCRYSPALEGPFVLIEFDRAKPVVHLEHYRSSTTITDANDVRDYQAAADTLRGDALSVDLTTALIRQIADDMERAE; encoded by the coding sequence ATGGCCAGCACCGCTGACACACCGCGAGCGAGACAGCTCGGAGCAGAGCTGCGTGCAGCGCGCAAAGCGGCCGGGATGTCGATGCAAGCGCTCGGCGCGAAGTTGGGGCGCTCGCACACTCACGTATCGCGCTGGGAGAACGGCAAGCTCACGCCGAGCGAGGCCGACGCCGGTGCCGTTCTGGGCATCCTCGGTGTGACTGGTGAAGTGCGCGAGCGACTGCTGCAACTCGCCAAGGACGCCGGTGATCCAAACTGGGTGGCTCCGGGTGTTGATCGTCAGCTAGCGGCATTGACCGAGTACGAGCGAACCGCACGAACGATCACCGATGTCCAACCGCTGCTCGTTCCTGGACTTCTGCAAACCGCGGACTACGCGCGGTCGATCATGATCGGCTCCGGAACCACACGTGGAGAGGCCGATCGGCGGGTGACCTTCCGGCTCGGCCGACGAGACGTGCTTACGCGTCGAAACCCGGTGGAGCTGGTCGCCTTCATCGGTGAGCACGCGCTGCGCTACCCGCCATGTGACCGTGGCGTGATGCTCGACCAGCTCCGCCACCTCGAGAAATGGGCTGGGCGGGACAACGTCAGCATTCATGCGATCCCGATCGACTGCCGGTACTCGCCAGCGCTGGAGGGGCCGTTCGTGTTGATCGAGTTCGACCGTGCGAAGCCGGTCGTGCACCTTGAGCACTACCGTTCGAGCACGACCATCACTGACGCAAACGACGTCCGGGACTACCAGGCTGCAGCGGATACTCTCCGCGGAGATGCCTTGAGCGTGGACCTCACCACTGCGCTGATCAGGCAAATCGCTGACGACATGGAGCGTGCGGAATGA
- a CDS encoding S41 family peptidase encodes MDSERGWPVGDLALPAVLTSEQVVGQALDRIEAGYVFPEKVVDIDGAIRRRLAAGEYADLDGPALCEAVTAHLQEACPDKHLRLLWSDEPQSLEPADEDGGQAAFLALLRAENQGIRRVEHLDGNIGLIDVRRIASAEEGAAAIGAAMQLVVGSSALILDLRACHGGAPEGAAMWCSYFFHDDQVHLNDIYERSTGITRQYWTIAHLPAPRYTGRPVYVLTSAITFSGGEDVAYTLQAHGRAELIGETTRGGAHPTARHAVTEHILVTVPTARTINSVTGTNWEGVGVVPDVPVPADQALDTALEAARTHLGA; translated from the coding sequence GTGGATTCTGAACGGGGGTGGCCGGTCGGCGATCTAGCATTGCCCGCTGTGCTTACAAGTGAACAGGTAGTCGGGCAAGCTCTGGATCGGATCGAGGCGGGGTACGTCTTTCCCGAGAAGGTCGTGGACATCGACGGCGCGATCCGGCGCCGTCTCGCAGCCGGTGAGTACGCCGACTTGGACGGGCCCGCCCTGTGCGAGGCGGTGACCGCTCACCTTCAGGAGGCATGTCCGGACAAGCATCTGCGGCTGCTCTGGTCGGACGAGCCCCAGTCTCTGGAACCGGCGGACGAGGACGGGGGACAGGCCGCGTTCCTCGCACTGCTCAGGGCCGAGAACCAGGGGATCCGCCGCGTCGAGCACTTGGACGGGAACATCGGGCTCATCGACGTCCGGCGCATTGCTTCCGCTGAGGAGGGTGCCGCTGCGATCGGCGCGGCAATGCAACTGGTCGTCGGCAGCTCCGCGCTCATCCTGGATCTCCGCGCATGTCACGGCGGGGCACCGGAAGGCGCTGCGATGTGGTGCAGCTACTTCTTCCACGACGACCAAGTGCACCTCAACGACATCTACGAGCGGTCCACCGGCATCACGCGGCAGTACTGGACGATCGCGCACCTGCCTGCGCCGCGTTACACGGGCCGTCCGGTCTACGTGCTCACCAGCGCGATCACGTTCTCCGGAGGCGAGGACGTGGCGTACACCCTCCAGGCGCATGGCCGAGCTGAGCTCATCGGCGAGACGACACGAGGCGGCGCGCACCCGACGGCCCGCCACGCGGTCACCGAACACATCCTCGTGACCGTGCCGACCGCCCGGACCATCAACAGCGTCACCGGCACCAACTGGGAAGGCGTCGGAGTGGTCCCCGACGTACCCGTCCCAGCGGACCAGGCACTCGACACAGCACTCGAGGCCGCACGAACGCACCTCGGCGCATAG
- a CDS encoding DUF397 domain-containing protein, producing MNKVGNWRKSSYSGNQTNCVEVGALADGAAVRDTKDRAAGYFVADRGQWSAFIGAVKADRFVR from the coding sequence ATGAACAAGGTCGGAAACTGGCGCAAGTCCAGCTACAGCGGAAACCAGACCAACTGCGTCGAGGTCGGTGCGTTAGCCGACGGCGCTGCGGTTCGCGATACCAAGGACCGCGCCGCTGGTTACTTCGTCGCTGATCGCGGGCAGTGGTCGGCGTTCATCGGCGCTGTGAAGGCCGACCGATTCGTTCGGTGA
- a CDS encoding DUF397 domain-containing protein translates to MNWRKSRYSSNNTACVEVGALADGAAVRDTKDRAAGFFVADRGQWSAFIGAVKAGRFER, encoded by the coding sequence TTGAACTGGCGCAAGTCTCGCTACTCAAGCAACAACACCGCATGCGTCGAGGTCGGTGCGTTAGCCGATGGCGCTGCGGTGCGCGATACCAAGGACCGCGCCGCCGGGTTCTTCGTGGCTGATCGTGGGCAGTGGTCGGCGTTCATCGGCGCTGTGAAGGCCGGTCGGTTCGAGCGGTGA
- a CDS encoding ABC transporter permease translates to MTKTLRGLLGLLGFLLVWEAFSWSGTVPQQYFPPPSTVLMRLAELLGDRNFLLDVIASVLAWAISLGIAIAIAVPAGLLLGSIRSIRVATRSIIEFLRPIPSVALIPLAIVLVGAGPETKITLAVYAAVWPILFNTIYALDEIDPVMVDTARSFGLGRGRVMFTVALPNAAPFVLTGIRMSAAVALILVVSTEFLAGGSSGLGNFVLDASSGAGRMDLVMAGTLVAGIIGYLINEALELLHKRGLRWSTVDREAA, encoded by the coding sequence ATGACGAAAACACTCCGGGGACTGCTCGGGCTGCTGGGCTTCCTGCTCGTCTGGGAAGCCTTCAGCTGGTCCGGAACCGTTCCCCAGCAATACTTTCCGCCACCGTCCACAGTGCTCATGAGGCTCGCCGAGCTGCTCGGCGACCGGAACTTCCTGCTCGACGTGATCGCCAGCGTGCTGGCCTGGGCGATCTCACTGGGCATCGCCATCGCGATCGCCGTCCCGGCCGGACTGCTGCTGGGCAGCATCCGAAGCATCCGGGTGGCCACCCGCTCGATCATCGAGTTCCTCCGCCCGATCCCGTCGGTGGCGCTGATCCCGCTGGCGATCGTGCTGGTCGGCGCGGGGCCGGAGACCAAGATCACGCTCGCGGTCTACGCCGCGGTGTGGCCGATCCTGTTCAACACCATCTACGCGCTGGACGAGATCGACCCGGTCATGGTCGACACCGCCCGCTCCTTCGGCCTCGGCCGCGGTCGCGTGATGTTCACCGTGGCGCTGCCCAACGCGGCGCCGTTCGTGCTCACCGGCATCCGGATGTCCGCCGCGGTGGCGCTGATCCTGGTGGTCAGCACCGAGTTCCTGGCGGGCGGCAGCAGCGGGCTGGGCAACTTCGTGCTCGACGCCAGCTCCGGCGCGGGCCGGATGGACCTGGTCATGGCGGGCACGCTGGTCGCGGGCATCATCGGCTACCTGATCAACGAGGCGCTGGAACTGCTGCACAAGCGCGGCCTGCGCTGGAGCACGGTGGATCGGGAGGCAGCGTGA
- the mdlC gene encoding benzoylformate decarboxylase — translation MRSEDRTVRNITRTLMRELGLTTVFGNPGTTEVPFLTGWPDDFRYVLGLQESAVVAMADGYAQARREPVLVNLHSAGGVGHALGAIFTAYRNRTPMIITAGQQTRSLMFGEPFLGATDAPNFPQPYVKWSYEPARAEDVPAALVRAYQLATTPPYGPVFLSIPADDWDQPGVPVPARPRTPGFAPDPAAVSELVEALRGCERPAFVVGPAVDGDQAVDEMVQLAEKSKAAVLVAPMSPRCSFPEDHPQFAGFLQPEQRALTAELAEYDLVVVWGAPAFTYHVYRGESEVELPEMFLVHDDPEVLARARQGRGVLSTLAHAVQQVNAQVEDVQRPAPQTYARPEKPVAATPLSAAYVFDAISEALPADAAVVEETPSHRNDLHEHFPIRSTDGGFFTGFSGALGYGICAAVGVAMADPKRRTVALLGDGSSMYGIQSVWTAVREQAPVTFVIMDNSRYAAVAVLGEAAGGAKLPGVELGGIDFTALATSLGCPSKLIETPEELAEALTEEFATDKQGPTLLHVKVDPNQRYLY, via the coding sequence ATGCGCAGCGAGGACCGCACGGTCCGTAACATCACCCGGACCCTGATGCGGGAACTCGGGTTGACCACCGTGTTCGGGAACCCGGGCACGACCGAGGTGCCGTTCCTGACCGGCTGGCCGGACGACTTCCGGTACGTGCTCGGCCTGCAGGAGTCCGCGGTGGTCGCGATGGCCGACGGTTACGCGCAGGCGCGCCGCGAGCCGGTGCTGGTCAACCTGCACTCCGCGGGCGGGGTGGGGCACGCGCTCGGCGCGATCTTCACCGCCTACCGCAACCGCACGCCGATGATCATTACCGCGGGCCAGCAGACCCGCAGCCTGATGTTCGGCGAACCGTTCCTCGGCGCCACCGACGCGCCGAACTTCCCGCAGCCGTACGTGAAGTGGAGCTACGAGCCCGCGCGCGCCGAGGACGTGCCCGCCGCGCTGGTGCGCGCCTACCAGCTGGCCACCACGCCGCCGTACGGCCCGGTGTTCCTGTCCATCCCGGCCGACGACTGGGACCAGCCCGGCGTCCCGGTGCCCGCCCGGCCGCGCACTCCCGGCTTCGCGCCGGATCCGGCCGCGGTGTCCGAGCTGGTCGAGGCGCTGCGCGGCTGCGAGCGCCCGGCGTTCGTGGTCGGCCCGGCGGTGGACGGCGACCAGGCGGTCGACGAGATGGTGCAGCTGGCCGAGAAGTCGAAGGCGGCGGTGCTGGTGGCGCCGATGTCGCCGCGCTGCTCCTTCCCGGAGGACCACCCGCAGTTCGCCGGGTTCCTGCAGCCCGAGCAGCGCGCGCTCACCGCGGAGCTGGCCGAGTACGACCTGGTCGTGGTGTGGGGCGCGCCCGCGTTCACCTACCACGTGTACCGCGGCGAGAGCGAGGTCGAGCTCCCGGAGATGTTCCTGGTGCACGACGACCCGGAGGTGCTGGCCCGGGCCCGCCAGGGGCGCGGCGTGCTGAGCACGTTGGCGCACGCGGTGCAGCAGGTGAACGCGCAGGTCGAGGACGTGCAGCGGCCCGCGCCGCAGACCTACGCCCGGCCGGAGAAGCCGGTCGCGGCCACGCCGCTGAGCGCGGCCTACGTGTTCGACGCGATCTCCGAGGCGCTGCCCGCGGACGCGGCGGTGGTGGAGGAGACGCCCAGCCACCGCAACGACCTGCACGAGCACTTCCCGATCCGGTCGACCGACGGCGGGTTCTTCACCGGCTTCTCCGGTGCGCTCGGCTACGGCATCTGCGCGGCGGTCGGCGTGGCGATGGCCGACCCGAAGCGGCGCACGGTGGCGCTGCTGGGCGACGGCTCCAGCATGTACGGCATCCAGTCGGTGTGGACGGCGGTGCGCGAGCAGGCGCCGGTCACCTTCGTGATCATGGACAACTCGCGCTACGCGGCGGTGGCGGTCCTGGGCGAGGCGGCGGGCGGCGCCAAGCTGCCCGGCGTGGAGCTCGGCGGCATCGACTTCACGGCCCTGGCGACCAGCCTCGGCTGCCCGTCGAAGCTGATCGAAACCCCGGAGGAGCTGGCCGAAGCCCTCACCGAGGAGTTCGCCACCGACAAGCAGGGCCCGACCCTCCTCCACGTCAAGGTCGACCCGAACCAGCGCTACCTGTACTGA